The following are from one region of the Halarcobacter sp. genome:
- a CDS encoding DUF4824 family protein, with protein sequence MRCFFNSNKLFILAFAFIIISNIVILYGVFNNRIGLPSSEVSLTERELKLPYLNINENSAISLRLNFRTLNNFSYTSKNALWLTTQKLKTLGFYIDKDFKKSDGSHFFESAQKEVFIVLEYDGKSYQDSLALAKNRVVEIQKLNSTEKKDQQKLKHAIEELKNEQYKYSRLFAIDADINPEVLKSKYQDKSKYIITRGLINVSHTSKGISAYILGLIIKEIYIPLEYSNFLKSLQSIRNYNNKIIKPRYTITLKYGTKFEPYVTSVKKLN encoded by the coding sequence ATGAGATGTTTTTTTAATTCAAACAAGTTGTTTATTTTAGCTTTTGCTTTTATTATCATTTCAAATATTGTAATTTTATATGGAGTTTTTAATAATAGAATAGGATTACCTAGTTCAGAAGTATCTCTTACAGAACGTGAGTTAAAACTTCCATATCTAAACATAAATGAAAACAGTGCCATTTCGTTAAGACTTAATTTCAGAACTCTAAATAACTTTTCTTATACCAGTAAGAATGCCCTATGGCTTACAACACAAAAATTAAAAACTCTTGGTTTTTATATTGATAAAGATTTTAAAAAGAGTGATGGTTCACATTTTTTTGAAAGTGCTCAAAAAGAAGTGTTTATTGTTTTAGAATATGATGGTAAATCATATCAAGATTCATTAGCCCTTGCAAAAAATAGGGTTGTAGAAATACAAAAACTAAACTCTACAGAAAAAAAAGATCAACAAAAATTGAAACATGCAATAGAAGAATTAAAAAACGAACAATATAAATATTCTAGACTTTTTGCAATTGATGCAGATATTAATCCAGAAGTTTTAAAATCTAAATACCAAGATAAATCAAAATATATTATTACAAGAGGACTGATAAATGTTAGTCATACTAGCAAAGGAATTAGTGCTTATATTTTGGGTTTAATTATAAAGGAGATTTATATTCCACTTGAGTATAGTAATTTTCTTAAGTCATTACAATCAATAAGAAATTATAATAATAAAATAATCAAACCTAGGTATACAATTACACTAAAATATGGAACAAAATTTGAACCATACGTAACTTCTGTTAAGAAACTGAATTAA
- a CDS encoding ankyrin repeat domain-containing protein: MNSHIKYLIIFLCLVSTLNGFDKGSPLMNAVDQQNFEEIVNLVEKGVDINKKNKLGFTALLYAVGWGDLKTVKYLINKGASLKSRANRGFGVLHRAAMNKNEEIIKYLLENYSFDVNDRGKSYCSPLDFSLRNNALQKNGTLNATKLLLKYGAKKSINWNCNGYTPLMISIKNKEVVDLLINNGADKTIKNKAGFTAYDLAIRENNSKDITEILKMKNYKNERKDIYFIKNLVWELKNNNNRYDKYSKNDAINYCKNLVIQNYNKWRIPTELEYKTILRDEPYTGYIIDGIDKYYFNPKNFPNMVPSRYWIVFKDISLGYQSVSQNFTRKIDDNKKYYIRCVTDKK, translated from the coding sequence ATGAATAGTCATATTAAATATTTAATTATATTTTTATGTTTAGTTTCAACATTAAATGGATTTGATAAAGGATCTCCTTTGATGAATGCAGTTGATCAACAAAATTTTGAAGAAATTGTCAATTTAGTAGAAAAAGGTGTAGATATTAATAAAAAAAATAAGTTAGGTTTCACTGCATTACTTTATGCAGTAGGTTGGGGAGATTTAAAAACAGTAAAATATTTAATTAATAAAGGTGCTTCATTAAAGAGTCGAGCGAATAGAGGTTTTGGAGTATTACATCGAGCAGCAATGAATAAAAATGAAGAGATTATTAAATACTTATTGGAAAATTATAGTTTTGATGTTAATGATAGAGGTAAGAGTTATTGTTCTCCACTTGATTTTTCTTTAAGAAATAATGCTTTGCAGAAAAATGGAACTTTAAATGCTACAAAATTACTTTTAAAATATGGTGCTAAAAAAAGTATTAATTGGAATTGTAATGGATATACACCTCTAATGATTTCAATTAAAAATAAAGAAGTAGTAGATTTACTAATTAATAATGGTGCAGATAAAACTATAAAAAATAAAGCAGGCTTTACTGCATATGATTTAGCAATAAGAGAAAATAATTCAAAAGATATAACTGAAATTTTAAAAATGAAAAATTATAAAAATGAAAGAAAAGATATATATTTTATAAAAAATTTAGTATGGGAATTGAAAAACAATAATAATAGATATGATAAATATTCTAAAAATGATGCAATTAATTATTGTAAAAATTTAGTTATTCAAAATTATAATAAATGGAGAATACCAACTGAACTTGAATATAAAACAATTTTAAGAGATGAACCTTATACTGGTTATATAATAGATGGTATAGATAAATATTATTTTAATCCAAAGAATTTTCCTAATATGGTTCCTTCTAGGTATTGGATTGTTTTTAAAGATATTTCTTTGGGATATCAATCTGTGTCACAAAATTTTACTCGTAAAATAGATGACAATAAGAAGTATTATATACGTTGTGTAACAGATAAAAAATGA
- a CDS encoding DUF2157 domain-containing protein encodes MNIKSKIEAQQRVDQINQFQKELQILEKENILTLDKTQYINIEDYHKSLISKLISAFDIDSNHQKKQLSLGMKIASFLGALGLSASVFFLFYQFWGVLSITIQVIILVITPILALTVTTYLSKKEKTSYFSKIFGLLSFVCFVLNISMLGQIFNITPSSNALLIWSIFALLLAYAINARLLLAFAILSFSAFLSAKIGTWSGMYWIGFGERPEHFLPVAILLFFISFIKHHRYDGFDVIYRVFGMIIFFIPVLILSNWGIVSYLNLQIDYIETMYQLIGFGMSALLIWFGIKKSLVDVVNTGNIFFTIFLYTKFFDWWWDWMPKYIFFFIIGLSALIVLLVFKKLRLSVIENDEKVLS; translated from the coding sequence ATGAATATAAAATCTAAAATTGAAGCACAACAAAGAGTTGACCAAATCAACCAATTTCAAAAAGAACTACAAATACTTGAAAAAGAAAATATTCTTACTCTTGACAAAACACAATATATCAATATAGAGGATTATCATAAAAGCCTTATTTCTAAGCTTATCTCAGCATTTGATATTGATTCAAATCATCAAAAAAAACAATTAAGTTTAGGGATGAAAATAGCATCGTTTTTAGGTGCTCTTGGTTTATCTGCAAGTGTATTTTTTCTTTTTTATCAATTTTGGGGTGTATTATCTATTACAATTCAAGTAATAATATTGGTAATAACACCAATTCTTGCTTTAACAGTAACTACATATCTTTCTAAAAAAGAGAAAACAAGCTATTTTTCGAAAATATTTGGATTACTCAGTTTTGTTTGTTTTGTACTTAATATTTCCATGCTTGGACAAATATTTAATATTACTCCATCTTCAAATGCTTTATTAATATGGTCAATATTTGCATTACTATTAGCTTACGCTATTAATGCTAGATTACTTCTAGCATTTGCAATTTTAAGTTTTTCTGCTTTTCTATCGGCAAAAATTGGAACATGGAGTGGTATGTATTGGATTGGGTTTGGAGAAAGACCCGAACATTTTTTACCAGTTGCTATTTTATTATTTTTTATTTCATTTATTAAACATCATCGTTATGATGGTTTTGATGTTATTTATAGAGTTTTTGGAATGATTATATTTTTTATTCCTGTATTGATTCTATCAAACTGGGGAATAGTAAGTTATTTAAATCTTCAAATAGATTATATTGAAACAATGTATCAACTGATTGGTTTTGGTATGAGCGCTTTGTTAATTTGGTTTGGAATAAAAAAGAGCTTAGTAGATGTAGTAAATACTGGGAATATATTTTTTACTATATTTTTATACACAAAGTTTTTTGATTGGTGGTGGGATTGGATGCCAAAGTATATTTTCTTTTTCATAATAGGCTTATCCGCACTAATTGTATTGTTAGTATTTAAAAAATTACGATTATCTGTTATTGAAAATGATGAAAAGGTATTATCATGA